A genomic region of Antennarius striatus isolate MH-2024 chromosome 16, ASM4005453v1, whole genome shotgun sequence contains the following coding sequences:
- the trip10a gene encoding cdc42-interacting protein 4 homolog isoform X4, whose product MDWGTELWDQCDIIEKHTQSGLELVEKYVKFVKERTEIEQNYAKQLRNLSKKYNVKRSSKEEPECRLSSYQSFLDILNEMNDYAGQRELIAENMMMSICIDLTKYLQELKQERKTYLMEAKKAQQSLESTYKQLESSKKRFEREWREAERAAQNAEKTDQDINATKADVEKAKQQAHMRAHVAEECKNDYAAQLQKFNKEQNQFYFQDMPLIFNKLQDLDERRVQKLGRGYILFSDTEKHVMPIISKCLEGITKAGTNVNEKNDSMVVVEQNKSGFERPGDVEFEDYSQGINRTSSESSLGAPKGPMDLLGRNRSKNFWLFSKRSKLSPSTLSPYSSPPAPSPANGPPSPKFGRDPLSYCLKEINKTVKPRISSFRTLRRSPTVTEDFTHLPPEQRRKRLQQKLEEICKELQKEVDQSEALEKMKDVYEKNPQMGDPASLASQISQTSQNIERLRGDVKKYETWLSEAGGRGETPHYRPHTFNNGAQETQSPDGAHSDESTPDSSQAIYAEFDDDFEDEEVAAPIGKCTAMYNFPGASEGTISMQEGEELAVIEEDKGDGWTRVRRSNGDEGYIPTSYVTISLNK is encoded by the exons ATGGACTGGGGCACAGAGCTTTGG GACCAATGCGACATCATAGAGAAGCACACGCAGTCCGGCCTGGAGCTGGTAGAAAAGTATGTGAAGTTTGTGAAGGAGAGGACGGAGATTGAGCAGAACTATGCCAAACAACTGAG GAACCTTTCCaagaaatataatgtaaaaCGGAGCAGTAAAGAAGAACCGGAGTGCAG GTTGTCCAGCTATCAGTCTTTCTTGGACAtcctgaatgaaatgaatgactaCGCGGGGCAGAGAGAGCTGATTGCTGAGAACATGATGATGAGCATTTGCATAGATCTCACCAAGTACTTGCAAGAACTCAAGCAGGAACGAAAGACG TATTTGATGGAGGCCAAGAAAGCCCAGCAGAGTTTGGAGAGTACCTACAAGCAACTTGAGAGC AGTAAAAAACGTTTCGAGAGGGAATGGAGAGAAGCGGAGCGTGCAGCACAGAACGCCGAGAAGACCGATCAAGATATCAATGCAACGAAGGCGGATGTTGAAAAA GCCAAGCAGCAGGCTCACATGAGAGCACACGTCGCAGAGGAGTGTAAGAACGACTACGCCGCTCAGCTTCAGAAGTTCAACAAGGAGCAGAACCAGTTCTATTTTCAGGATATGCCACTCATTTTCAAT AAATTGCAGGACCTGGACGAGAGACGAGTACAGAAGTTGGGTCGAGGCTACATCTTGTTTTCAGACACAGAGAAGCATGTGATGCCTATCATTAGCAAGTGCCTGGAAGGCATTACTAAAGCTGGCACTAACGTTAATGAGAAGAAT GACTCCATGGTTGTAGTAGAGCAGAACAAGTCAGGATTTGAACGTCCTGGAGATGTGGAGTTCGAAGACTACAGTCAGGGTATCAACCGAACCTCGTCCGAAAGTAGCCTGGGAGCACCTAAAGGCCCCATGGACCTTCTGGGGCGGAACAGGAGCAAAAACTTTTGGCTGTTCAGCAAAAGAAGCAAG CTCTCTCCCTCTACACTGTCACCTTATTCCTCTCCCCCCGCACCCTCGCCTGCTAACGGACCCCCTTCCCCAAAGTTTGGCCGGGACCCCCTGTCGTACTGTTTGAAGGAGATCAATAAAACAGTCAAACCCAGAATCTCTTCCTTCCGGACACTCAGGAGATCG CCCACGGTGACGGAGGACTTCACCCATCTTCCACCGGAGCAGCGCAGGAAGAGATTACAACAGAAACTAGAGGAGATTTGCAAAGAGTTGCAGAAGGAAGTAGAtcagag TGAGGCCCTGGAGAAGATGAAAgatgtttatgaaaaaaatcctCAAATGGGAGACCCTGCTAGTCTGGCATCCCAAATCAGCCAGACATCCCAAAATATAGAGCGGCTCCGAGGAGACGTCAAAAAGTATGAG ACCTGGCTGTCTGAGGCAGGAGGTCGGGGGGAGACACCACACTACAGACCTCACACATTTAACAACGGAGCTCAAGAGACACAAAG CCCTGATGGCGCTCACTCGGATGAAAGCACTCCCGATTCCTCCCAGGCCATTTACGCTGAGTTTGATGACGACTTTGAAGACGAGGAAGTAGCTGCCCCTATTGGGAAATGCACTGCCATGTACAACTTTCCTG gtgCAAGTGAAGGGACCATCTCCATGCAGGAGGGGGAGGAACTTGCTGTTATCGAGGAGGACAAAGGGGACGGCTGGACCCGTGTCCGTAGGAGCAATGGGGATGAAGGATACATACCAACATCCTATGTCACCATCTCCCTAAACAAATGA
- the trip10a gene encoding cdc42-interacting protein 4 homolog isoform X5, which translates to MDWGTELWDQCDIIEKHTQSGLELVEKYVKFVKERTEIEQNYAKQLRNLSKKYNVKRSSKEEPECSRLSSYQSFLDILNEMNDYAGQRELIAENMMMSICIDLTKYLQELKQERKTYLMEAKKAQQSLESTYKQLESSKKRFEREWREAERAAQNAEKTDQDINATKADVEKAKQQAHMRAHVAEECKNDYAAQLQKFNKEQNQFYFQDMPLIFNKLQDLDERRVQKLGRGYILFSDTEKHVMPIISKCLEGITKAGTNVNEKNDSMVVVEQNKSGFERPGDVEFEDYSQGINRTSSESSLGAPKGPMDLLGRNRSKNFWLFSKRSKPTVTEDFTHLPPEQRRKRLQQKLEEICKELQKEVDQSEALEKMKDVYEKNPQMGDPASLASQISQTSQNIERLRGDVKKYETWLSEAGGRGETPHYRPHTFNNGAQETQSPDGAHSDESTPDSSQAIYAEFDDDFEDEEVAAPIGKCTAMYNFPGASEGTISMQEGEELAVIEEDKGDGWTRVRRSNGDEGYIPTSYVTISLNK; encoded by the exons ATGGACTGGGGCACAGAGCTTTGG GACCAATGCGACATCATAGAGAAGCACACGCAGTCCGGCCTGGAGCTGGTAGAAAAGTATGTGAAGTTTGTGAAGGAGAGGACGGAGATTGAGCAGAACTATGCCAAACAACTGAG GAACCTTTCCaagaaatataatgtaaaaCGGAGCAGTAAAGAAGAACCGGAGTGCAG TAGGTTGTCCAGCTATCAGTCTTTCTTGGACAtcctgaatgaaatgaatgactaCGCGGGGCAGAGAGAGCTGATTGCTGAGAACATGATGATGAGCATTTGCATAGATCTCACCAAGTACTTGCAAGAACTCAAGCAGGAACGAAAGACG TATTTGATGGAGGCCAAGAAAGCCCAGCAGAGTTTGGAGAGTACCTACAAGCAACTTGAGAGC AGTAAAAAACGTTTCGAGAGGGAATGGAGAGAAGCGGAGCGTGCAGCACAGAACGCCGAGAAGACCGATCAAGATATCAATGCAACGAAGGCGGATGTTGAAAAA GCCAAGCAGCAGGCTCACATGAGAGCACACGTCGCAGAGGAGTGTAAGAACGACTACGCCGCTCAGCTTCAGAAGTTCAACAAGGAGCAGAACCAGTTCTATTTTCAGGATATGCCACTCATTTTCAAT AAATTGCAGGACCTGGACGAGAGACGAGTACAGAAGTTGGGTCGAGGCTACATCTTGTTTTCAGACACAGAGAAGCATGTGATGCCTATCATTAGCAAGTGCCTGGAAGGCATTACTAAAGCTGGCACTAACGTTAATGAGAAGAAT GACTCCATGGTTGTAGTAGAGCAGAACAAGTCAGGATTTGAACGTCCTGGAGATGTGGAGTTCGAAGACTACAGTCAGGGTATCAACCGAACCTCGTCCGAAAGTAGCCTGGGAGCACCTAAAGGCCCCATGGACCTTCTGGGGCGGAACAGGAGCAAAAACTTTTGGCTGTTCAGCAAAAGAAGCAAG CCCACGGTGACGGAGGACTTCACCCATCTTCCACCGGAGCAGCGCAGGAAGAGATTACAACAGAAACTAGAGGAGATTTGCAAAGAGTTGCAGAAGGAAGTAGAtcagag TGAGGCCCTGGAGAAGATGAAAgatgtttatgaaaaaaatcctCAAATGGGAGACCCTGCTAGTCTGGCATCCCAAATCAGCCAGACATCCCAAAATATAGAGCGGCTCCGAGGAGACGTCAAAAAGTATGAG ACCTGGCTGTCTGAGGCAGGAGGTCGGGGGGAGACACCACACTACAGACCTCACACATTTAACAACGGAGCTCAAGAGACACAAAG CCCTGATGGCGCTCACTCGGATGAAAGCACTCCCGATTCCTCCCAGGCCATTTACGCTGAGTTTGATGACGACTTTGAAGACGAGGAAGTAGCTGCCCCTATTGGGAAATGCACTGCCATGTACAACTTTCCTG gtgCAAGTGAAGGGACCATCTCCATGCAGGAGGGGGAGGAACTTGCTGTTATCGAGGAGGACAAAGGGGACGGCTGGACCCGTGTCCGTAGGAGCAATGGGGATGAAGGATACATACCAACATCCTATGTCACCATCTCCCTAAACAAATGA
- the trip10a gene encoding cdc42-interacting protein 4 homolog isoform X3: MDWGTELWDQCDIIEKHTQSGLELVEKYVKFVKERTEIEQNYAKQLRNLSKKYNVKRSSKEEPECSRLSSYQSFLDILNEMNDYAGQRELIAENMMMSICIDLTKYLQELKQERKTYLMEAKKAQQSLESTYKQLESSKKRFEREWREAERAAQNAEKTDQDINATKADVEKAKQQAHMRAHVAEECKNDYAAQLQKFNKEQNQFYFQDMPLIFNKLQDLDERRVQKLGRGYILFSDTEKHVMPIISKCLEGITKAGTNVNEKNDSMVVVEQNKSGFERPGDVEFEDYSQGINRTSSESSLGAPKGPMDLLGRNRSKNFWLFSKRSKLSPSTLSPYSSPPAPSPANGPPSPKFGRDPLSYCLKEINKTVKPRISSFRTLRRSPTVTEDFTHLPPEQRRKRLQQKLEEICKELQKEVDQSEALEKMKDVYEKNPQMGDPASLASQISQTSQNIERLRGDVKKYETWLSEAGGRGETPHYRPHTFNNGAQETQSPDGAHSDESTPDSSQAIYAEFDDDFEDEEVAAPIGKCTAMYNFPGASEGTISMQEGEELAVIEEDKGDGWTRVRRSNGDEGYIPTSYVTISLNK, from the exons ATGGACTGGGGCACAGAGCTTTGG GACCAATGCGACATCATAGAGAAGCACACGCAGTCCGGCCTGGAGCTGGTAGAAAAGTATGTGAAGTTTGTGAAGGAGAGGACGGAGATTGAGCAGAACTATGCCAAACAACTGAG GAACCTTTCCaagaaatataatgtaaaaCGGAGCAGTAAAGAAGAACCGGAGTGCAG TAGGTTGTCCAGCTATCAGTCTTTCTTGGACAtcctgaatgaaatgaatgactaCGCGGGGCAGAGAGAGCTGATTGCTGAGAACATGATGATGAGCATTTGCATAGATCTCACCAAGTACTTGCAAGAACTCAAGCAGGAACGAAAGACG TATTTGATGGAGGCCAAGAAAGCCCAGCAGAGTTTGGAGAGTACCTACAAGCAACTTGAGAGC AGTAAAAAACGTTTCGAGAGGGAATGGAGAGAAGCGGAGCGTGCAGCACAGAACGCCGAGAAGACCGATCAAGATATCAATGCAACGAAGGCGGATGTTGAAAAA GCCAAGCAGCAGGCTCACATGAGAGCACACGTCGCAGAGGAGTGTAAGAACGACTACGCCGCTCAGCTTCAGAAGTTCAACAAGGAGCAGAACCAGTTCTATTTTCAGGATATGCCACTCATTTTCAAT AAATTGCAGGACCTGGACGAGAGACGAGTACAGAAGTTGGGTCGAGGCTACATCTTGTTTTCAGACACAGAGAAGCATGTGATGCCTATCATTAGCAAGTGCCTGGAAGGCATTACTAAAGCTGGCACTAACGTTAATGAGAAGAAT GACTCCATGGTTGTAGTAGAGCAGAACAAGTCAGGATTTGAACGTCCTGGAGATGTGGAGTTCGAAGACTACAGTCAGGGTATCAACCGAACCTCGTCCGAAAGTAGCCTGGGAGCACCTAAAGGCCCCATGGACCTTCTGGGGCGGAACAGGAGCAAAAACTTTTGGCTGTTCAGCAAAAGAAGCAAG CTCTCTCCCTCTACACTGTCACCTTATTCCTCTCCCCCCGCACCCTCGCCTGCTAACGGACCCCCTTCCCCAAAGTTTGGCCGGGACCCCCTGTCGTACTGTTTGAAGGAGATCAATAAAACAGTCAAACCCAGAATCTCTTCCTTCCGGACACTCAGGAGATCG CCCACGGTGACGGAGGACTTCACCCATCTTCCACCGGAGCAGCGCAGGAAGAGATTACAACAGAAACTAGAGGAGATTTGCAAAGAGTTGCAGAAGGAAGTAGAtcagag TGAGGCCCTGGAGAAGATGAAAgatgtttatgaaaaaaatcctCAAATGGGAGACCCTGCTAGTCTGGCATCCCAAATCAGCCAGACATCCCAAAATATAGAGCGGCTCCGAGGAGACGTCAAAAAGTATGAG ACCTGGCTGTCTGAGGCAGGAGGTCGGGGGGAGACACCACACTACAGACCTCACACATTTAACAACGGAGCTCAAGAGACACAAAG CCCTGATGGCGCTCACTCGGATGAAAGCACTCCCGATTCCTCCCAGGCCATTTACGCTGAGTTTGATGACGACTTTGAAGACGAGGAAGTAGCTGCCCCTATTGGGAAATGCACTGCCATGTACAACTTTCCTG gtgCAAGTGAAGGGACCATCTCCATGCAGGAGGGGGAGGAACTTGCTGTTATCGAGGAGGACAAAGGGGACGGCTGGACCCGTGTCCGTAGGAGCAATGGGGATGAAGGATACATACCAACATCCTATGTCACCATCTCCCTAAACAAATGA
- the trip10a gene encoding cdc42-interacting protein 4 homolog isoform X6 gives MDWGTELWDQCDIIEKHTQSGLELVEKYVKFVKERTEIEQNYAKQLRNLSKKYNVKRSSKEEPECRLSSYQSFLDILNEMNDYAGQRELIAENMMMSICIDLTKYLQELKQERKTYLMEAKKAQQSLESTYKQLESSKKRFEREWREAERAAQNAEKTDQDINATKADVEKAKQQAHMRAHVAEECKNDYAAQLQKFNKEQNQFYFQDMPLIFNKLQDLDERRVQKLGRGYILFSDTEKHVMPIISKCLEGITKAGTNVNEKNDSMVVVEQNKSGFERPGDVEFEDYSQGINRTSSESSLGAPKGPMDLLGRNRSKNFWLFSKRSKPTVTEDFTHLPPEQRRKRLQQKLEEICKELQKEVDQSEALEKMKDVYEKNPQMGDPASLASQISQTSQNIERLRGDVKKYETWLSEAGGRGETPHYRPHTFNNGAQETQSPDGAHSDESTPDSSQAIYAEFDDDFEDEEVAAPIGKCTAMYNFPGASEGTISMQEGEELAVIEEDKGDGWTRVRRSNGDEGYIPTSYVTISLNK, from the exons ATGGACTGGGGCACAGAGCTTTGG GACCAATGCGACATCATAGAGAAGCACACGCAGTCCGGCCTGGAGCTGGTAGAAAAGTATGTGAAGTTTGTGAAGGAGAGGACGGAGATTGAGCAGAACTATGCCAAACAACTGAG GAACCTTTCCaagaaatataatgtaaaaCGGAGCAGTAAAGAAGAACCGGAGTGCAG GTTGTCCAGCTATCAGTCTTTCTTGGACAtcctgaatgaaatgaatgactaCGCGGGGCAGAGAGAGCTGATTGCTGAGAACATGATGATGAGCATTTGCATAGATCTCACCAAGTACTTGCAAGAACTCAAGCAGGAACGAAAGACG TATTTGATGGAGGCCAAGAAAGCCCAGCAGAGTTTGGAGAGTACCTACAAGCAACTTGAGAGC AGTAAAAAACGTTTCGAGAGGGAATGGAGAGAAGCGGAGCGTGCAGCACAGAACGCCGAGAAGACCGATCAAGATATCAATGCAACGAAGGCGGATGTTGAAAAA GCCAAGCAGCAGGCTCACATGAGAGCACACGTCGCAGAGGAGTGTAAGAACGACTACGCCGCTCAGCTTCAGAAGTTCAACAAGGAGCAGAACCAGTTCTATTTTCAGGATATGCCACTCATTTTCAAT AAATTGCAGGACCTGGACGAGAGACGAGTACAGAAGTTGGGTCGAGGCTACATCTTGTTTTCAGACACAGAGAAGCATGTGATGCCTATCATTAGCAAGTGCCTGGAAGGCATTACTAAAGCTGGCACTAACGTTAATGAGAAGAAT GACTCCATGGTTGTAGTAGAGCAGAACAAGTCAGGATTTGAACGTCCTGGAGATGTGGAGTTCGAAGACTACAGTCAGGGTATCAACCGAACCTCGTCCGAAAGTAGCCTGGGAGCACCTAAAGGCCCCATGGACCTTCTGGGGCGGAACAGGAGCAAAAACTTTTGGCTGTTCAGCAAAAGAAGCAAG CCCACGGTGACGGAGGACTTCACCCATCTTCCACCGGAGCAGCGCAGGAAGAGATTACAACAGAAACTAGAGGAGATTTGCAAAGAGTTGCAGAAGGAAGTAGAtcagag TGAGGCCCTGGAGAAGATGAAAgatgtttatgaaaaaaatcctCAAATGGGAGACCCTGCTAGTCTGGCATCCCAAATCAGCCAGACATCCCAAAATATAGAGCGGCTCCGAGGAGACGTCAAAAAGTATGAG ACCTGGCTGTCTGAGGCAGGAGGTCGGGGGGAGACACCACACTACAGACCTCACACATTTAACAACGGAGCTCAAGAGACACAAAG CCCTGATGGCGCTCACTCGGATGAAAGCACTCCCGATTCCTCCCAGGCCATTTACGCTGAGTTTGATGACGACTTTGAAGACGAGGAAGTAGCTGCCCCTATTGGGAAATGCACTGCCATGTACAACTTTCCTG gtgCAAGTGAAGGGACCATCTCCATGCAGGAGGGGGAGGAACTTGCTGTTATCGAGGAGGACAAAGGGGACGGCTGGACCCGTGTCCGTAGGAGCAATGGGGATGAAGGATACATACCAACATCCTATGTCACCATCTCCCTAAACAAATGA
- the trip10a gene encoding cdc42-interacting protein 4 homolog isoform X1: MSWSNTLPLKMFALLLLMFLLHDADTTCPTELNPLTLDPPELIGEYGESFLVNCTSADVYHEGMYWKIGNTDNDMEDENNFIPQWVSLSDWDIKVECRIKLNDSFECSRSLEITIYKRPDFVSISELHNGVTVEGEVLTLTCHITHVVPVQGLGVKWYHGNETIQTETYNNTGVTPVNASFSLGFQPGRDDNGTNFRCEVELHLGPKAPELILTSSPHYIVVVHYKPLIHGCPDHYTSMEKEFSVDMLSCRADGNPPPNIQWFYQGKRINASEPLSRTQAGTFTVQAVNRIGTSNASVHITMEYAPELKTNTEDVFVHVGNDVTLNCGAEGSPPPIFSWKHDGENLPEFTDNLTITGVMTSTTYTCRAINKLGIVTKKIHVHVIDDSVTSTHATIIIHEASVQADCPLILLPIEAVVRLGDPVSLNCSKTATNHSEMRWEATSGDTGLSTLPTVPGMITNPQESTGEPNCYGILKDNQCFKIPNIIIYNSPYNESASAFAQGVMVEGMEYLLSCDIVHMAPVQGLGVKWYHDNETIHTETYNNSGVTPVNASFSLGFQPGRDDNGTSFRCEVELHLGPKAPELILTPSRYYTVVVHYKPLIQGCPDHYTSMEKEFSVDMLSCRADGNPPPNIQWFYQGKRINASEPLSRTQTGTYTVQAVNSIGTSNASVHITMEYAPVFKMGNNTVEVAPGENVSFNCSAEGNPTPEVHWDYTSAANVMETTRGRQKSLSVTGATSTNAGVYLCVATNEVGNVTRVVTLVIKGKTSAVAWAIIWALLILFIIVITLFLAVVHLKRSKKNGRYRFVPDEVKDGPERSIPMTTKSDGVGCDDVSLVTENKT; this comes from the exons ATGTCCTGGTCCAACACACTGCCTCTAAAGATGTTTGCTCTTCTTCTACTCATGTTTTTACTGCATG ATGCGGACACTACATGTCCCACTGAGCTAAACCCACTCACGCTGGACCCTCCTGAGCTCATTGGAGAATACGGAGAGTCATTCTTAGTGAATTGCACATCCGCAGATGTCTATCATGAAGGGATGTACTGGAAAATTGGAAACACGGATAATGACATGGAAGATGAGAACAATTTTATCCCACAGTGGGTGTCACTGTCAGACTGGGATATAAAAGTTGAGTGCAGAATAAAGCTGAATGATTCTTTTGAATGCAGCAGAAGCCTTGAGATtactatataca AGAGACCAGACTTTGTGTCAATCTCTGAGTTACACAACGGTGTGACAGTGGAGGGAGAGGTGCTCACACTAACATGTCACATCACCCATGTGGTACCTGTCCAGGGTCTCGGAGTGAAGTGGTACCATGGTAATGAGACCATCCAAACAGAAACATATAATAACACTGGTGTGACTCCAGTCAATGCGTCGTTTTCCTTGGGATTTCAACCTGGGAGAGACGACAATGGAACAAATTTCAGATGCGAGGTTGAGCTGCACCTTGGACCAAAAGCACCAGAGCTAATTCTAACATCTTCACCACATTATATTGTTGTTGTACATT ATAAGCCATTGATCCACGGTTGTCCAGACCATTATACCAGCATGGAGAAAGAGTTCAGTGTGGACATGTTGTCCTGCAGGGCTGATGGGAACCCTCCACCTAACATTCAGTGGTTCTATCAGGGAAAACGTATTAATGCGTCTGAACCACTGAGCAGGACTCAGGCAGGAACCTTCACAGTTCAAGCTGTAAACAGAATCGGCACCAGCAATGCTTCTGTCCATATCACAATGGAAT ATGCTCCTGAGCTCAAGACAAACACAGaggatgtgtttgtgcatgtgggTAATGACGTCACCTTGAACTGTGGAGCTGAGGGGAGCCCCCCTCCTATCTTTTCGTGGAAGCACGATGGAGAGAATTTGCCTGAGTTCACAGATAATCTCACCATCACTGGGGTGATGACCAGCACAACCTACACCTGCAGAGCCATCAATAAATTGGGGATCGTAACTAAGAAAATCCATGTTCATGTGATAGACGATTCCGTAACATCAACCCACGCGACCATCATCATCCATGAGGCATCGGTACAAGCAG ACTGCCCTCTCATTTTGCTGCCCATTGAGGCCGTTGTAAGACTTGGGGATCCAGTTTCACTGAATTGCAGCAAAACAGCCACCAATCATTCGGAAATGCGATGGGAAGCGACATCAGGGGACACAGGACTCAGTACCCTTCCTACTGTCCCAGGAATGATAACAAATCCTCAAGAGTCGACTGGAGAACCTAATTGTTATGGGATTCTGAAAGATAACCAGTGCTTTAAGATACCGAACATCATTATTTATA ACTCTCCCTACAATGAGTCAGCCTCTGCGTTCGCTCAAGGTGTGATGGTGGAGGGCATGGAGTATCTGCTGAGCTGTGACATCGTCCATATGGCTCCTGTCCAGGGTCTTGGAGTGAAGTGGTACCATGATAATGAGACCATCCATACAGAAACATATAATAACTCTGGTGTGACTCCAGTCAATGCGTCGTTTTCCTTGGGATTTCAACCTGGGAGAGACGACAATGGAACAAGTTTCAGATGCGAGGTTGAGCTGCACCTCGGACCAAAAGCACCAGAGCTAATCCTAACACCTTCACGATATTACACTGTTGTTGTACACT ATAAGCCATTGATCCAAGGTTGTCCAGACCATTATACCAGCATGGAGAAAGAATTCAGTGTGGACATGTTGTCCTGCAGAGCTGATGGGAACCCTCCACCTAACATTCAGTGGTTCTATCAGGGAAAACGTATTAATGCGTCTGAACCACTGAGCAGGACTCAGACAGGAACCTACACAGTTCAAGCTGTAAACAGTATCGGCACCAGCAACGCTTCTGTCCATATCACAATGGAAT ACGCTCCTGTGTTTAAGATGGGAAATAACACTGTGGAGGTTGctccgggtgaaaatgtgtcttttaaTTGCAGCGCTGAGGGCAACCCTACACCCGAGGTCCACTGGGACTACACCTCAGCGGCGAACGTGATGgagaccaccagggggcgccagAAGAGTCTCAGCGTCACGGGAGCCACGTCTACCAACGCCGGCGTTTATCTCTGCGTTGCCACGAATGAAGTTGGGAATGTGACAAGAGTTGTCACGCTGGTAATCAAAG GCAAAACCAGTGCCGTCGCCTGGGCGATCATTTGGGCGTTGCTAATTCtgttcatcatcgtcatcactcTTTTTCTTGCTGTAGTTCATCTCAAACGCTCAAAGAAAAATGGACGATATAGATTTGTACCAGACGAAGTTAAGGATGGTCCAGAAAGGTCTATTCCTATGACTACTAAGTCTGATGGGGTGGGATGTGATGACGTCAGCCTGGTGACTGAAAATAAAacgtaa